The DNA window TCCCGTCCCGAAAGAGGGGCGCTCGCGCGATCGTCACGGACGCGGGGCGGGATGCGGTGGACGCGAATGCGCTGCAGACGACAGGCGCATGCGCGGACGGCGAAGTCGTGTGGTCCTGATGCCTCGACGCCGGCATCAAGTTTGCAAATCTTTGGCAAGCGACGGTGACAAGAAAGCCGATCACCGGGGAGATCACGTATAAGCCGTAAACCATTGCGTGCGGGAATGCCGGGTGATTCCGGTGGCTCGCTGTGAATACTCGTGTGCATACTTGTTACCCCAGCGCACACGAGGCTGCGGGTGCATCGGGCATCCGGCATTCCCCACGCCCTCTGTTTTCAGGGCGGATGTTTTTGGCAAACCTCGGACGCACTGCGCCGCGAGAATGCGAAGGTGTGGCTGTATTCGCCGTCATTGCGAGGAGCGAAAGCGACGAAGCAATCCACTCTTACTTACTTTCTTTCTTGCTGATCCATGGATTGCTTCGCTGGCGCTCGCAATGACGGTGTCGAAGTTCGCTGCGTCTCGGCTATTTGAAAATTGAATCGAACGCGTTGCAATCGCAATCCAGGCGCCGTCATTCCGGGGCGCGCGTTAGCGCGAACCCGGAATCTCGAGATTCCGGGTCTGGTGCTAACGCACCATCCCGGAATGACGGCGGATGGCGGACGGCGGACGGCGGATGGCGGATGGCGGATGGCGGATGGTCCGGGCGCACAGCCTGTCCCGTCAACCCGACGGTAACGAGTTTTGTTTACCGTCTGCCAACCATAAGCCCCGGATCTCGAGGCCTGTCGTTGAGTGAGTGTGTGCAATGTTGCGTTTCAAGATTCTGGCTTCGGCTGTTCCGCTGTTGATTGCCGCCGTGTTCGCGCGCGGCGGGCTGTTGCCGGGACCGCGGCCCTGCATCACCGTTGCCGAGACCTCGGTCGAGATTGCTTCGGCGCCCTGGCAGGCCCAGCTTCACGTCAGTTTCACCGACGATCCGGCACTGGCGACGGTGCGGGTCCAGATGGTGGACAGTGCCGAGGCGGCGGATTTCGCGGTGGTCGACGATGTCGACAGCGAAGAGGCCGGTGCCTGCGAGGCCAATGCGGCGACGCGGCTGGTCGCGATCTTCGCAACGGCGACGGCGGCCGCGCCGGTGATTTATCTCTCGCCGGACGGACCGGCCGACTACCGGATCTTCGTGCGCTCGAAGACGTTCACGGCGCGCGAGGCCGCGGCCCTGATCGTCGGCGCCAGCCGCGGACACCATCGCCTCGAGGCCGCCTCTCTCTGAATTTCAGGCTTAACGCGCTGTTAACCCTGTTCTCATCGCGGCGCGTGAAGCCGCCCGGCCGCAAGCACTTTGCAATGTCGCTTCGCCATCGTCGGCGCCGGGACAGACGCGCGTCAAGGCAGTCTGAAATGCTCGCGCGAAACGATCGCAGTCCAGGGCCATCACAGGGATAGTTGCGCGATGGGGCGTGGTTTCCGGATCAAGTTGCACATACGCCGCTTCTCGCGACGCCATCCATGGCTCACCCTGGCGGTGCGCTCGTTCACGATCTTCTCCGCGGCCTTCGGCGGCGCCTATGGGTTCATCGCCGGCAGCCGTTCGCCGGATTCCGGGTATGACCCGAATGCCTTTGCGATCGGCGCCAGTTTTCTGTTCGCAATCGCCTGCGTCGCGCTGGCGACGCTCAGCATGCGGCTGCGCTGGGTCAACCGGAAAATTCGCAAGATCGCCCTGCACAACGAAGCGCTGGCCGACCGCAATTGGGAATTGAAGGAAGCCGAGGAGCGCGCCCGCAGCCTGTTCGAATCCCAGGGCGACCTGATCGTGCTGCGCGACAGCAACGGCTGCATCACCTTCGTCAACGACGCCTATTGCGAATTGGCGCAGCTGCCTCGCCGCGCGCTGATCGGCGGCAAATTCACGCTCACGGTGCTCGAGCAGGGCGACGCCGCGCTCGAGCCGAACGGCACCCGGATCCATGACCAGAAAATCGCAACCGCGCTCGGCCCGCGCTGGATCGCGTGGCGCGAGGGCCTGGTCCGGTCGGATGCGGGCCGTCCGGCGGAGATGCAGAGCGTCGGCCGCGACGTCACCGACCGCACCGAGACCGAACGCGCGCTGGCCGAAGCCCGCGACCAGGCCGACGCCGCCAGCCGCGCCAAGTCGCGTTTCCTCGCGAGGGCGAGCCACGAAATCCGCACGCCGCTCAACGGCATCATCGGCATGAGCGGGCTGCTATTGGATACGCCGCTGACGCCGGAGCAGACGACCTATGCCAGGGCGGTGAAGACTTCGGGCGACGCGCTGCTGGCGCTGATCGAGGAACTGCTGGATTATTCCAAGATCGAGGCCGGCAAGATCGATCTCGAACACCGCCCGTTCGCGCTCGCCGCGTTGATCGAGGATATCACCGAACTGCTGGCGCCGCGGGCGCAGGCGAGGAAACTCGAGATCGCCGCCTATGTCGACGAACGGCTGCCGGTGGAGGTGATCGGCGATTCCGCGAGGCTGCGCCAGGTGCTGCTCAATCTCGCCGGCAACGCGATCAAGTTCACCGCCAGCGGCGGCGTGGCGCTGATCGTCGAGCCGGGCATCTGGCCCAACGAAATCGTTTTTCTGGTGCGCGACACCGGCATCGGCATCGCGCCCGAGGCGCGAGAGCGGATCTTCCGCGAATTCGAGCAGGCCGATGACCGTATCGCCCGCAGCTACGGCGGCACCGGTTTGGGCCTGAGCATCTCCGAGCGCATCGTCAAGCGCATGGGCGGCCGCATCAGCCTGGAAAGCACGCCGGGCGTTGGCTCGACCTTCGAAGTATCGATCCCGCTCGCGGCGTCCGAGGCCGCCGGCAGCGAGCAAAAGCCGTTCGCGGCGCCGGACTTGACCGGCCAGTCGATCATGCTGGTGGCGCCGCAGAGCATCGAGGCGTCGCTGATCGCCCGGCGGCTGCAGCGCTGGGGCGGCCAGACCTGCGTGGTGTCGGATATCGCGGTGGCGCAGGCCTTGCTGCCCGAGCGTTCCTGGCACGCTATCCTGCTCGACCGCGCCCTCGGCGCGGCTGAGGTCGAATCGCTGGGGCAGGCGGCGCGCATGCACGCGACGCAACGCATCGTCATGTTCACGCCGGCCGCGCGGCATGAACTGCAGCCTTCCGCCTCCGCCGCGTTCACCGGCTACCTGATCAAACCGCTGCGCGCGGCGTCGCTCGCGGCCCGCCTGGCGATGGCGCCGGAAATTCCCGCGCCTGACCTTGCCGGCGACGGCTTGATCGAGCTTTCGGATCCTGCGGAGAGCCCGGGCATCGCGCCGGCGCGAGGTCTTTCGGTGCTGGTCGCGGAAGACAACGAGATCAACGCGCTGTTGATGCGTTCGCTTCTGATTCGCCTGGGGCATCATGCCGTCATCACCACCAATGGCGAGGAGGCGATGGAATCGTGGCTGGCGGCCAAATCGGCCGGCGCGCCCTATGACCTGGTGCTGATGGATATCCAGATGCCGCAACTCGACGGCATCGAAACCACAAAACGGATCCGCAGCCTTGAGTCCGGCCAGCCGGGCCGCCAGACGCCGATCCTGGCGCTGACCGCGAACACGCTGGTGGAGGATCGCTACGCCTGCTTCGAGGCCGGCATGGATGGTTTTCTGATCAAGCCGCTCGATCGGGAAAAGCTGGCCGACGCGCTGGCGGGCTTGGCCGCCTCGCGGCATCTTGCGGCGTGAGACGTGCCGTCATTCCATCCAGATACGCTACAGCCGCCGCAGCGCCACCGTCTCAACCACATGGTCGGCGCCCTTTTTCAGGATCAGCGTCGCGCGCGGCCGGGTCGGCAGAATGTTGTCTTCGAGGTTGGCGAGGTTGGTGCGTTCCCAGATCGCCAGCGCGGTTGCGGTGGCTTCCTCGTCGGAGAGCAGGGCATAGCGGTGAAAATACGATCGGGGATCGTGGAACGCGGTATCGCGCAGCGCCAGGAAACGCCTGACGTACCAGTCGCGCAGCACCGCGACCTCGGCATCGATATAAACCGAGAAATCGAAGAAATCCGACACCACCGGCACCGCCTTGCCGTCGCGCGGCAGCCGGCCGGTCTGCAGCACGTTGACGCCCTCGACGATCAGAATGTCCGGCCTGTCGATCTCGATCCATTCGTTCGGAATGATGTCGTAGGTCAGATGCGAATAGACCGGCGCCCGCACCGGCCGCCTTCCGGCCTTGGTATCGCTCAGAAACGACAGCAGCGTCGGC is part of the Bradyrhizobium erythrophlei genome and encodes:
- the coaA gene encoding type I pantothenate kinase translates to MDIRAADQQYNPYRVFSRDQWARLRDDMPMTLEADEIAKLRSMHDRLDLSEVEEIYLPLSRLLSIYVDSMQRLYFAQRRFLGIEDRKMPYIIGVAGSVAVGKSTTARVLQALLARWSPRPKVDLVTTDGFLFPNAVLERQGLMQKKGFPESYDLPTLLSFLSDTKAGRRPVRAPVYSHLTYDIIPNEWIEIDRPDILIVEGVNVLQTGRLPRDGKAVPVVSDFFDFSVYIDAEVAVLRDWYVRRFLALRDTAFHDPRSYFHRYALLSDEEATATALAIWERTNLANLEDNILPTRPRATLILKKGADHVVETVALRRL
- a CDS encoding ATP-binding protein, translated to MGRGFRIKLHIRRFSRRHPWLTLAVRSFTIFSAAFGGAYGFIAGSRSPDSGYDPNAFAIGASFLFAIACVALATLSMRLRWVNRKIRKIALHNEALADRNWELKEAEERARSLFESQGDLIVLRDSNGCITFVNDAYCELAQLPRRALIGGKFTLTVLEQGDAALEPNGTRIHDQKIATALGPRWIAWREGLVRSDAGRPAEMQSVGRDVTDRTETERALAEARDQADAASRAKSRFLARASHEIRTPLNGIIGMSGLLLDTPLTPEQTTYARAVKTSGDALLALIEELLDYSKIEAGKIDLEHRPFALAALIEDITELLAPRAQARKLEIAAYVDERLPVEVIGDSARLRQVLLNLAGNAIKFTASGGVALIVEPGIWPNEIVFLVRDTGIGIAPEARERIFREFEQADDRIARSYGGTGLGLSISERIVKRMGGRISLESTPGVGSTFEVSIPLAASEAAGSEQKPFAAPDLTGQSIMLVAPQSIEASLIARRLQRWGGQTCVVSDIAVAQALLPERSWHAILLDRALGAAEVESLGQAARMHATQRIVMFTPAARHELQPSASAAFTGYLIKPLRAASLAARLAMAPEIPAPDLAGDGLIELSDPAESPGIAPARGLSVLVAEDNEINALLMRSLLIRLGHHAVITTNGEEAMESWLAAKSAGAPYDLVLMDIQMPQLDGIETTKRIRSLESGQPGRQTPILALTANTLVEDRYACFEAGMDGFLIKPLDREKLADALAGLAASRHLAA